One stretch of Mobula birostris isolate sMobBir1 chromosome 5, sMobBir1.hap1, whole genome shotgun sequence DNA includes these proteins:
- the LOC140198086 gene encoding uncharacterized protein: MMCEVVKMATLGRPFQLGMLYDCRSDTLIPDITLWDSQTLENNLSHRDQPSTEFHIITSDSMEKKVAALSVSESLKASLLSGAVEVKGSAKYLTDTKESKRQARVTLQYKTTTSFEQLIISHLGKLNISDPSVFDEGSATHVVIAVLYGAQAFFVFDQMVPPAEKLQDVQRNMEAMITHLPEFAVHGEDSLKMTEEQQSNSEKFSCTLYGDFSLKNNPTTFKDAISTYASLPSLLGSGGENSVPVRVILYPISKLNSKAAQVVREISVDLISHCQRVLEQLSEAVMRCNDMLKDRVSIQFPEIGDGTKQFREMCLEYKLMFQGTLARVLPSIRRGEEKEGLLVNILKNRELSPFTQQSLVTWLDDKEQEMKAVGHYLRMFEDIPSVKSKTELDDELMDPTIDYVVCFTFTSLHQDDLYLSEATNYLQSLTDQKMQSPTPATGACATRHINDCFCHPSMSRKMKKTSQLFLDFATANKADGKIKFLLASVKDGSQTGAAIYLYRGGSLENPCFEPLSQPARPKFSQTTHDSVTLQLHPPRYGAGEIVGYRVEYQGPQQEGWTSVVTPDKSQSFTISGLQPYKEYHFQYRAVSKVGVSKASDSSRYITCPASPPGQLAFQYRSPFATLTWDIPKQIGDGVKIVQYKIEYKEETAVGSKLECGLWEEVKTNETQCHCELKGLKPKKKYRVRVSADCGEAGCSAASDELLLETVNAPKRIAQKLLKESPLISKGNPSIYKLNLMEKILDDRKHLVKCSFGKPSTKHRMKTVMVLGATGSGKTTLINGMINYILDVKWEDDFRYKLIHEETGQSQAESQTSSITAYELHHQVGFKTDYSLTIIDTPGFGDTRGISRDHLITEHIREFFTSPQGVDQIDAVCLVVQASLARLTHTQKYIFDSILSVFGKDIAENVQILVTFADGKHPPVLEALKVADVPCPKDKNGVPAHLKFNNSVIFAQCPASGNAGAKGTSDDSGEDDDDDNFDATFWKKGQNSMKKFFRALNKMETKSLSLTREVLREREQLETTVEGLQLQIQVGLTKQEELRKTRQVLNQHQIELDANKDFEYEIETTVPVQEDISRTGHYITNCQKCHFTCHYPCKIANDAKKSRCAAMDRDGNCTVCPQKCVWSVHFNQKYKFVYVTKKEKRTYDELKKNYEMAYGEKMTQQKIMESLEKEFDEVQNAVLEFIEQLSMSIRRLEEIALRPNPLSTPAYIELLIQSEKVEAKPGFLDRIQALTEVKERAELIEKVINVNMSSEEQKQNPTESNKGTGNWVKKGISLIFNW; the protein is encoded by the exons ATGATGTGTGAAGTTGTGAAAATGGCTACCCTGGGCCGTCCTTTCCAGCTAGGAATGCTGTACGACTGCCGGTCAGACACTCTGATCCCAG ACATCACCTTGTGGGATTCACAGACACTTGAAAACAACCTCAGTCATCGGGATCAGCCCAGCACTGAGTTTCACATCATCACATCGGACTCCATGGAGAAGAAAGTTGCCGCACTCAGTGTGTCGGAATCACTGAAAGCAAGTCTGCTGAGTGGTGCAGTGGAGGTGAAAGGATCAGCAAAATATCTCACTGACACAAAGGAATCAAAACGACAGGCACGAGTTACCCTTCAGTACAAAACAACAACCAGCTTTGAACAGCTGATAATAAGCCACTTGGGGAAGCTGAACATCAGTGACCCGAGTGTGTTTGACGAGGGGTCGGCAACCCATGTCGTTATAGCAGTGCTGTATGGGGCCCAGGCTTTCTTTGTGTTTGATCAAATGGTCCCTCCAGCAGAGAAACTGCAGGACGTCCAGCGTAATATGGAAGCAATGATTACACATCTCCCTGAGTTTGCAGTTCATGGGGAAGACTCACTGAAAATGACAGAAGAACAGCAGTCTAATTCTGAGAAATTTAGCTGCACCCTTTATGGGGATTTCTCACTGAAGAACAATCCCACCACATTCAAAGATGCCATCAGTACCTATGCAAGCCTCCCATCCTTACTGGGATCAGGTGGGGAGAATTCAGTGCCTGTGAGAGTCATACTTTACCCTATCAGTAAACTAAACTCAAAAGCTGCTCAGGTGGTGAGGGAGATAAGTGTGGATTTGATCAGTCACTGCCAGCGTGTCCTGGAACAGCTCAGTGAGGCAGTGATGAGATGCAATGATATGCTGAAAGACAGAGTCTCCATTCAGTTTCCCGAGATTGGAGATGGGACAAAACAATTCCGAGAGATGTGCTTGGAATACAAATTGATGTTCCAGGGGACTTTAGCAAGAGTTTTGCCATCTATCCGGAGAGGTGAAGAAAAGGAAGGTTTACTGGTGAATATACTGAAGAACAGGGAACTGTCACCATTCACTCAGCAGTCACTGGTCACATGGTTGGATGATAAGGAACAGGAGATGAAGGCAGTGGGACATTACCTCAGGATGTTTGAAGATATACCTTCGGTGAAATCAAAGACAGAGTTGGATGATGAGCTGATGGATCCAACAATAGACTATGTGGTCTGCTTCACATTTACATCACTGCATCAGGATGATCTCTATCTGTCAGAGGCAACGAACTACCTCCAATCTCTCACAGATCAGAAAATGCAGTCACCAACTCCTGCTACTGGAGCCTGTGCAACACGACATATCAACGATTGTTTTTGCCATCCGTCCATGTCCCGTAAAATGAAGAAAACATCTCAATTATTCCTGGACTTTGCCACAGCAAACAAAGCAGATGggaaaataaaatttcttcttgcaTCTGTGAAGGATGGCAGTCAAACAGGAGCAGCTATTTACCTGTATCGGGGAGGGTCTCTGGAGAACCCATGCTTTGAACCCCTATCACAGCCAGCGAGACCTAAATTTAGTCAAACAACACATGACAGTGTGACTCTGCAGTTACATCCACCCAGATATGGGGCCGGTGAGATTGTGGGTTACAGAGTAGAGTACCAGGGCCCCCAGCAGGAGGGATGGACATCTGTGGTTACACCTGATAAATCCCAGTCCTTCACAATATCTGGGTTGCAGCCATACAAGGAATATCATTTCCAATACAGAGCTGTGTCTAAGGTAGGTGTCAGCAAGGCCAGTGACAGCTCTCGGTACATCACTTGTCCTGCAAGTCCACCTGGTCAACTGGCCTTCCAATATCGTTCACCATTTGCCACTCTGACTTGGGACATTCCAAAACAGATTGGAGATGGTGTTAAAATCGTTCAGTACAAAATTGAATATAAAGAAGAGACAGCAGTTGGGTCCAAACTGGAGTGTGGATTATGGGAGGAAGTGAagacaaatgaaacacaatgtcaCTGTGAGCTAAAGGGATTGAAACCAAAGAAAAAATACAGAGTCCGAGTGTCTGCTGACTGTGGGGAAGCAGGTTGCAGTGCAGCAAGTGATGAGCTTTTATTAGAAACAGTAAATGCACCAAAGAGAATAGCCCAGAAACTTTTGAAAGAATCTCCATTGATATCCAAAGGAAACCCTTCCATTTACAAGCTCAACCTAATGGAGAAGATATTGGATGATAGGAAACACCTTGTGAAATGCTCCTTTGGAAAACCCAGTACAAAACACAGAATGAAGACAGTGATGGTTCTGGGAGCAACAGGGTCAGGAAAGACGACCCTCATCAATGGGATGATCAACTACATCTTGGACGTGAAATGGGAAGACGACTTCAGATACAAGTTAATACATGAAGAGACAGGACAATCTCAGGCTGAAAGTCAGacatcctccatcactgcctaCGAACTCCACCATCAGGTAGGATTTAAAACTGATTACTCTCTGACTATCATCGATACACCAGGATTTGGAGACACCAGGGGAATAAGCCGAGATCATTTGATCACTGAGCACATCCGAGAGTTTTTCACCTCCCCACAGGGTGTTGATCAAATTGATGCTGTGTGTCTTGTTGTTCAAGCCTCTTTGGCTCGCCTGACTCACACACAGAAATATATTTTTGATTCAATTCTTTCTGTTTTTGGCAAAGATATTGCCGAGAATGTTCAGATATTGGTGACATTTGCAGATGGAAAGCATCCCCCTGTTCTGGAGGCTTTGAAGGTGGCTGATGTACCATGTCCCAAAGATAAAAATGGTGTGCCAGCTCACTTAAAGTTCAACAATTCTGTCATATTTGCCCAGTGTCCGGCGTCAGGAAACGCTGGTGCTAAGGGTACTTCTGATGACAGCGgggaagatgatgatgatgataattttGATGCAACTTTCTGGAAGAAGGGACAAAACAGTATGAAGAAATTCTTCAGAGCTCTCAACAAGATGGAAACAAAAAGTTTATCTTTGACCAGAGAGGTTTTGAGGGAACGTGAGCAGCTGGAGACTACAGTGGAGGGGTTGCAGCTTCAAATTCAAGTTGGCCTGACCAAACAggaggagctcagaaaaacaCGACAAGTTCTGAACCAACACCAGATCGAGCTGGATGCAAATAAAGACTTTGAGTATGAGATTGAAACTACAGTTCCTGTACAGGAAGATATCAGCAGGACTGGCCATTACATAACCAACTGTCAGAAATGTCACTTCACCTGTCACTATCCCTGTAAGATTGCAAATGATGCAAAAAAATCACGATGTGCAGCAATGGACAGGGATGGGAACTGCACTGTCTGTCCCCAAAAATGTGTCTGGAGTGTTCACTTCAACCAGAAATACAAGTTTGTCTATGTAACGAAAAAAGAGAAGAGAACATACGATGAGctgaaaaaaaattatgagaTGGCGTATGGTGAGAAGATGACTCAGCAGAAAATCATGGAGAGTCTTGAGAAAGAGTTTGATGAGGTTCAGAATGCAGTCCTGGAGTTTATTGAACAATTATCCATGAGCATTAGAAGACTTGAAGAGATAGCTCTGAGACCAAATCCGTTATCCACCCCAGCCTACATTGAGCTCCTGATTCagtctgagaaagtagaggccaAGCCTGGGTTCCTGGACAGAATTCAGGCACTGACGGAGGTCAAGGAACGGGCAGAGTTAATAGAGAAAGTTATCAATGTGAATATGTCATCAGAGGAACAGAAGCAAAACCCAACAGAGTCAAACAAAGGCACTGGAAACTGGGTTAAAAAAGGCATTTCTCTCATTTTTAATTGGTAG